One window of Leopardus geoffroyi isolate Oge1 chromosome B3, O.geoffroyi_Oge1_pat1.0, whole genome shotgun sequence genomic DNA carries:
- the LTB4R gene encoding leukotriene B4 receptor 1, which yields MFIALLTIILLSVALVVGLPGNSFVVWSILVKMQKRSVTALLVLNLALADLAVLLTAPFFLHNVAQRTWVFGLAGCRLFHYVCGVSMYASVLLITTMSLDRSLAVALPFVSQKVRTKAVAWWVLAGIWVMSLLLATPVVVYRTVTLAPNNWSLVCFLKYPSERLNAFHLLFEALTGFLLPFLVVVASYSDIGRRLQARRFRRSRRTGRLVALIILTFAAFWLPYHVVNLAEAGRLLAGGEGEPLRKRLLLARYVFIALAFLSSSVNPVLYACAGGGLLRSAGVGFVAKLLEATGSEASSTRRGGTLAQTVRGAPATPENGTTESLTVSNPLQ from the coding sequence ATGTTCATCGCTCTGCTGACGATCATCCTCCTGTCGGTGGCACTGGTTGTGGGGCTTCCCGGCAACAGCTTTGTGGTGTGGAGCATCCTGGTAAAGATGCAGAAGCGCTCTGTCACTGCCTTGTTGGTGCTGAACTTGGCCCTGGCCGACTTAGCTGTATTGCTTACTGCCCCCTTTTTCCTCCACAACGTGGCCCAACGCACCTGGGTGTTCGGACTGGCTGGCTGCCGCCTGTTTCACTATGTCTGTGGAGTCAGCATGTACGCGAGCGTCCTGCTGATCACGACCATGAGTCTGGACCGCTCGCTGGCGGTGGCCCTCCCCTTTGTGTCCCAGAAGGTTCGTACCAAGGCCGTTGCCTGGTGGGTGCTGGCAGGCATCTGGGTGATGTCCCTTCTGCTGGCCACGCCCGTCGTCGTGTACCGCACGGTGACCTTGGCACCGAACAACTGGAGCCTGGTGTGCTTCCTGAAGTACCCCAGCGAACGACTCAACGCCTTCCATCTACTCTTCGAGGCCCTCACCGGCTTCCTGCTGCCCTTCCTTGTGGTGGTGGCCAGCTACTCCGACATCGGCCGCAGGCTGCAGGCCCGGCGCTTCCGCCGCAGCCGCCGCACGGGCCGCCTGGTAGCGCTCATCATCCTGACCTTCGCCGCCTTCTGGCTGCCCTACCACGTGGTGAACTTGGCCGAGGCGGGCCGGTTGCTGGCCGGCGGAGAGGGGGAGCCGTTGCGGAAACGGCTGCTCCTGGCGCGCTACGTATTCATCGCGCTGGCCTTCCTGAGCAGTAGCGTGAACCCCGTGCTGTACGCGTGCGCCGGCGGTGGCCTGCTACGCTCGGCCGGCGTGGGCTTCGTCGCCAAGCTTTTGGAGGCCACCGGCTCCGAGGCGTCCAGCACCCGCCGCGGGGGCACCCTGGCCCAGACGGTGAGGGGCGCCCCCGCCACTCCCGAGAATGGCACCACCGAGAGCCTCACCGTCTCCAACCCTCTCCAGTGA